GTGAAAGAAACCATAATCCCCAAATTACACAACCTGTTACCATTACCCGAACGCTTAAAACTACCGACAActagttaaaacttaaaaaaaccATTACAAATCCTTGCAAACCTAAGAGCTCGTGAACTTAGTCACCGCCTTGGTCCCCTCCGAAACGGCGTGTTTCGCCAACTCTCCAGGCAAGACGAGTCTCACAGCCGTCTGGATCTCCCTGGAAGTAATAGTAGGCTTCTTGTTGTACCTTGCGAGCTTTGAAGACTCGCCGGCGAGCTTCTCGAAGATGTCGTTGATGAAGCTGTTCATGATCCCCATGGCCTTGCTCGAGATCCCGATGTCTGGGTGGACCTGCTTCAGCACCTTGAAGATGTAGATCTTGTACGTCTCCACGCTCTTCTTCgaccgcttcttcttcttgtctccGGCGACGGCGGAGGTGGGATCCTTCGGGAGCTTCTTCCCGGCCTTTGGCTTCTTCTCCGCCGGAGCTTTCTCGGCTGGCTTCTTCTCAGCGGGCTTCTTCTCTGCTGCTTTGGGAGCCATGGATTCTCTCTTTTCTGAGTTTTCTAGAGATAGAGTagtataataaaatttgatgatTTGTTTACTGTTTGGAGACTCTAGTCCTCTTTGTTTATATAGGAATAGAGGAATAGATTTATTGGTTGAGATACGGAGACGCGGATCAGTGACGTGGCGATATATGTGCTGTCCGATGTGAAAGACTATCGAATGGATGGATCAGATTGTTTTATTCTTGCGCGCGTGcgttttttaaaaagaaatatttatccaaaatcgaaaattaaaaaaaaattagtaccCGCCATCATAACCGATGAGCGCCAACTTTATTTATTCTAAGA
This genomic stretch from Raphanus sativus cultivar WK10039 chromosome 3, ASM80110v3, whole genome shotgun sequence harbors:
- the LOC108844414 gene encoding histone H2B.3; this translates as MAPKAAEKKPAEKKPAEKAPAEKKPKAGKKLPKDPTSAVAGDKKKKRSKKSVETYKIYIFKVLKQVHPDIGISSKAMGIMNSFINDIFEKLAGESSKLARYNKKPTITSREIQTAVRLVLPGELAKHAVSEGTKAVTKFTSS